The following nucleotide sequence is from Vitis vinifera cultivar Pinot Noir 40024 chromosome 14, ASM3070453v1.
TTGCAAGGTTGCGTTGAAGAAAaaggatgaaaaagaaaatgctgCACATCCTCAACAAGTTTCCCAGGAAAAagccaaaaatttaaaaaccttGGGGAATCTTATGAGGAACTCCATTGCATAAATTTATGGATGATCACTGTTAAGATAACATAGTTGCTATTCCATAATTTCAAACTCCAATTGATCCACTCCCAAAAACTTCTCCTGTATCTTACCTTTAAAGTCAACTGAATGACTGCTGAACCAGAAAATTTTCTCATAATTAAGTCCTTGGAGCTGCATTTGTTGCTCATCCGGTCTAGATCTAGTGCTAGTGAGGAGAAAGGATTTTTCATTGTGGAAGGTGTTTAACAGAGGggttttttgtaaattttttttctaaggtGCATTCAATGGTTTCTTCCCATTCCTTTATAGCATCCTTACTATGGAGCTCTTGTCCCCATACAATGCAGATTTTTTTCATGTGGAAGCTGGAAGTTTTGCAGGGAAAAGATTCTTATCACTGATCAATTGATGCAAAGGCAATGTTGTATGGTTGATTGGTGTTTTCTCTGCAAGCTTGGCAGGGAGTTTGCCAGTCATAATCCGTTTCATTTTATGGTGGCTAGATGGCTTTGGGTGATTGTCTtctcaattttttgaatttcttggGGTGCTTCCTTGTTCTATGGACACTCTAGTTTGCTATAGGGTTAGTTTTGTGCAAAAAAGACATGGGAGAATATGGAGAACTGTACCGTTTCCCTGTTTTAGTGCTTTGAAAAGGAGCAAAATAAGTGAATTTTAGAAGGATCAGAGCAATTGGTTTAAAGGACAAAAATTCATCATTGAAGTCTCAATTATCATGGTCCCTAGGAGTGGATGggttatttttttgttgatttcatTGGTAGATTGTGATTGCCTTGAGGCTTGTGCTAGTTCTCCTATCATGggcctcctcttcttctttcttttgcatATCAATTATATTCCTTGTACTGACGTTAGCCCCCACCCCCCCCTTTGTGCTGTTCAATGAAACATCGTTTACCTATCAAAAGGATGGAAAAATTATTAGACATCCAGCCTTCCATGAGGTCTTGTAAATGGCATGCTATTTAGATTGTGATATCCTGAATAAGAatacttttctaaaaaatttagattAATAGGAAGCATGtcactcttttttccttttagttttgaaaaaacaatcAACTTCCATGAAACAGGTTAGAATTGATCTATATTTCAATACCTTTATACTTAATTctcttggtttgttttctttgatttcctGGGAAGATGGCCTTTTCagggaaaacaaaggaaatgACAGATGCGATTTAATTTTAATACAGTGCAAGCATGCAAGGCAGAAAGAATCAAGTGTATGTTTGTGTCAATAAAGGACTCTTGTTGTTGCTgcctttgaaaataattcagtTTAGGAATATTTATCAAGGATGGACATCCTTATTACAATATTCGTGTTCATATTAAaatctgtgtttttttttattatttctcaacTTTTATCTTTTGGAATGAAGAAGTCCTTGTATGTTGTCTATGTCATATTTGTTCATATTAAGTAGCAAGTTGATTGTATGTGCATGGGTGCATGTGTTGTGTCAATTTGTTCATTCTAGTATATGGAATACTGAATATATGATATCTGGCACATGAAATATATGAACTATAATTTGTACTTAACATTCAGACCTTGCAACTaaacaaaaatttcaagttTCAAGGAATCAGAAATTGTAAACTGAAAGGCTTTGCTTCTTTCAAACTCCTGTTTATGCTTATTTTGACTAGAGGTGCTCGTGCCTTTATTATTGTAGTGGGCACACAGTTGTATTAACATGCTAGTTTTATTGCATACCTTCAATGAGCacaaataattataattgtTGCATAGACACAAATAAGTTGTATACAATATGCACTGTGATGGGTCTACTTTTCTACTTTTGCCTCGTATTTTGATCTAGACTCTCTACTTTTGTATTTATACACCATCCTGATCTCACAATATGAAAAGGATGTGCGCAAGTGGATTGGATTGTGACCTGTCTGATGGATAACTGTTTGTCTTGCTTAGTTTTACATAAGTTGGACTGGGCACTAAATTCCTTTCATATTGTTTGCTTAAAAATTTTTCAGATTTCAGAGGCCTCCAGGAGCAATACCATCTTCCATGCTAGGGTTGGAGGCACTAACAGGAAGTTTGGATAACTTCGGTTTTGAAGATTATCTCagtggtaacaaaatatcattcaaACACCTGTCTGAAGTTATCTTTAATAGTTTCTTCTTTCTTGAAAAATTTTGCATGATTCCTTTGCTTGATTGGAATTGTCACATAAAATCTCCAACTGCATCACTTCATCTATGGTGAGTATCAATTTTGATGAAGGTCAATCATTTCTAGCTAGGCTTTGTCCTGTTGGCTTACCCAAAAAAAGATGGGAGGTTGCAAAAACTTGGTATCATTGTGTTggaattgatgttttatgattcTGCATTCCACATGATTCCATGTGACTGCTCAGCTTCATGATGGAATAATTAGGGATTGAGGATTTAACATTGGTTAGTCTTTTGGTTCATGGAGagatcaaaacaaaaagaaagcatGAAAATTTTCTGCCGCTGGTTCTTCAAATTTCATTACAAAATGGTTAGACAATTTAGTACGAATTCAAGTTTGAGCACCAGGCAATGgttggaaatatttttataaaaatgaatgatATGGAATATCTGAGTTTTTGAAGATCATCTATATCCAGAAATTTTCTCACTCCCACTCGGACCAACCCTATAATGTAAGGTTGGTGATTTGAAGTAATGGCTTACGAAAAACAACTGAAAGGACTTTCAGAATCGGGAATGGGGGTCTGAGGTTTGAGTCCCAAGCTTAGCTGATATAAATTGCTTGGGAAAAATTTGTGTCTGTAGTTTTTCCTGCTTCAATGGAGTCGGCCAGTAGGtttatgcatttttaaaataaataaataaatacaataactCTTCATTTCTATTCTGGTTCATGGTAGCTTGTGCTGGGTTTTTAAGTTTGCATATTCTTGTGTGTTGCTTGCAGACCCATGTGACTCAGAAACATTCCGGCCAGCTGACATGCATCATGGAATGGAGGTGCGACATGGCATTTCGAAGGGACCAATCTGTCCAAGTTTCATCTAAAAGCGAAGCATGTGCCATTGTTAATGTGACAAAAGGGGATGATGGTTTATTTTGTGATTGTGGATCATGGATGCCCATGT
It contains:
- the LOC100241160 gene encoding cyclin-B1-2 isoform X1 → MEAPKTIAHEIGGVRNDALRFGLQGVKSDIVGSHPLESAYQSQREIQEGMKRKILANTYGTAFPLKMDLDAQILSRFQRPPGAIPSSMLGLEALTGSLDNFGFEDYLSGNKISFKHLSEVIFNSFFFLEKFCMIPLLDWNCHIKSPTASLHLW